In the genome of Devosia rhizoryzae, the window TGAGGCCCCCCGTCTGCCAGCCGCTCGAGGCCAGCCCGCCAAGCAGGCTCTTTTTGGCGGCTTCCTCGTCGAGATGAAACGGAAACGGATCGAACTCCCGCGCAAAGGTGATGATCATCTCTTTGCTGACACCTGTGTGTCCCAGCTCGATGACTTCGCCCAGTGCGAGATCCTCGAAGTGGCGCCGGTTTGCGGTGACAGGATTGGTCATGGGCTTGCCCTATACGTCAACAGTGGTTTTGGCATGGGTTGGGGTCCGGGGCAAGGTACCCCTCACCCGTCTCGGCCTTCGGCCGATCCACCCACTCCCGCAAGGGGAGAGGGTTAAGCCGGCTTCCCCTTCTCCCCTTGCGGGAGAAGGTGCCCGAAGGGCGGATGAGGGGTATCTACCCACAATCATTGACATCCCGCCCATTCCGACCCAAGTGGAGCGCAACGATTTCCCGGAGATACCCATGGGCTTCAAGATGGGCATTGTCGGCCTGCCGAATGTCGGCAAGTCGACGCTTTTCAATGCGCTGACCCGCACCGCCGCAGCGCAGGCTGCCAATTTCCCCTTCTGCACCATCGAGCCCAATGTAGGCGAAGTGTCGGTGCCCGATCACCGGCTCGAAAAGCTCGCGACCATCGGCAAGTCGGCGCAGATCCTGCCCGCCCGCATGAGCTTTGTCGACATTGCCGGCCTCGTCAAAGGCGCCTCGCAGGGCGAAGGCCTGGGCAACCAGTTCCTCGCCAATATCCGCGAAACCGATGCCATCGCCTATGTGCTGCGCTGCTTCGAAGACCCTAACGTCATCCACGTCTCTAACCGCGTCGACCCGATCGCCGATGCCGAAGTTGTCGAGACCGAGCTGATGCTGGCCGATCTTGAGAGCCTCGAAAAGCGCCGCGCCGGTGTCGAGAAAAAAGCCAAGGGCAATGACAAGGACGCCAAGCTCACGCTTGAGCTGATCGACCGTTCGCTCGCCGTCCTGCGCGAAGGCCGCTCCGCCCGCTTCGTCAAGCGCGATGCCGAGGAAGAAAAGGCCTTCCAGGAGCTGCAGCTCCTCACCAGCAAGCCCGCGCTTTACGTCTGCAATGTCGACGAAGGCTCTGCTGCGACCGGCAACGCTCTGTCCAAGAAGGTCGAAGACTATGCCAGGGCCAACGATGCCGGCGTCGTCGTGATATCGGCCGAGATCGAGTCGCAGCTGGCGCAATTGCCCGACGAGGAACAGGCCGAATACCTCTCCTCGCTCGGCCTCGACCAGGCCGGCCTCGATCGCCTGATCCGCGCCGCCTATGACCTTCTTGGTTTGCAGACCTATTTTACCGTCGGCCCCAAGGAAACCCGCGCCTGGACCATTCACAAGGGCGACCGTGCCCCCCAGGCTGCCGGCGTCATCCACTCCGATTTCGAACGCGGCTTCATCCGTGCCCAAACCATCGGCTTCGATGATTTCGTGACCCTTGGCGGCGAAGTCGCCGCCAAGGAAGCCGGCAAGGCGCGCGATGAAGGCAAGGAATATGTCGTCAAGGACGGCGACGTGATGCTGTTCAAGTTCAACACGTAAGCTCCAGTCTTCCGCTGAGGCTCCCCCACACTGGATTGTCACCCCGGGCCTGACCCGGGGCCTATCCTGATATCTCAAGATGGGCCCCGGCCTTCGCCGGGGTGACAGCCGGTGCTTGACTGAAGACCGTGCCGCACACCGGATGTGGCTCCTCCCCCTCCTTAAGGGGGAGGCCGGGTGGGGGTCTTCTTACCAACCCACCACCCGACCTTCCCGCAGCGATTGCGTGGCACTCCCACTGCGCTACCATGACCTCCAAAACGCGGCGCACTGCCGCTGGAGGTCCCATGTCCAGTCCTACCATCACCTTTATCGGTGCCGGCTCCTCGGTGTTCATGAAGAACATCGTCGGCGATATCCTGCAGCGACCCGCCTTGAGCGGCGCCGCGATCCGGCTGATGGACATCGACCCCTTTCGCCTCGAAGAAAGCGCCGTCATTGCGCGCAAGCTCATCGCCACGCTTGGCGTCAAGGCCACGGTGGAGACCTTTGCCGACCAGCGCCGTGCACTCGAACGGACGAATTTTGTAGTCGTTTGCTTTCAGATCGGCGGCTACCAACCCTCGACCGTCATCGATTTCGAGGTGCCCAAGAAATACAAGCTGCGTCAGACCATTGCCGACACGCTGGGCGTCGGCGGGATCATGCGCGGGTTGCGCACCGTGCCACATCTATGGAGCATCTGCGAGGATTTGCTGGCCGTCGCCCCCGACGCCATCATGCTCCAGTATGTGAACCCGATGGCGATCAACACCTGGGCCATAGCAGAAAAGTATCCCACGATCCGGCAGGTCGGCCTCTGCCACTCCGTGCAGGGCACGGCACACGAATTGGCTCTTGATCTCGGCATCCCCTACGAGGACATCCGCTACCGCTCGGCCGGCATCAACCACATGGCTTTTTTCCTCCAGTTCGAGCATCGCCAGCCCGACGGCAGCTACAAGGACCTTTATCCCGAGCTCCATCGCGCCTATCGCGAGGGCCGTGCACCCAAGCCGGGCTGGAATCCGCGTTGCCCCAACAAGGTGCGGTACGAAATGATGACCCGGCTGGGCTATTTCGTCACCGAAAGCTCGGAGCACTTCGCCGAATACACGCCCTACTTCATCAAGGACGGACGCGACGATCTGATCGACAAATACGGTATTCCGCTCGACGAATATCCAAAACGCTGCATCGAACAGAGCGCTGCCTGGAAGAAGACTTCAGAGGCCTACAAGAAAGCGGACAAGATCGAGGTCAAGCAATCCAAGGAATATGCCTCCTCCATCGTCAATTCGGTCTGGACGGGCGAACCCTCCGTCATCTACGGAAATCTTCGCAACAACGGCGCCATCACCTCGCTGCCCCCCAATGCCGCGGTGGAGGTACCGTGCCTTGTCGATGACAACGGCATCCAGCCCACCCAAATCGGCGACCTGCCGCCCCAGCTCACTGCGCTGATGCGCACCAATATCAACGTCCAGGAACTGACCGTCCGCGCGCTGATCGACGAGAACCGCGAGCATATCTACCACGCCGCCATGATGGACCCGCACACGGCAGCCGAGCTCGACCTGGACCAGATCTGGAACCTCGTCGACGACCTGATCGCCGCCCACGGCGACTGGCTGCCGAAATGGGCGCGGGGGGCCCGTAACGCCGCGGTGGCGTAAGTCACCCCCTTCCGAGCGCTGCTAGGCTCGTCCCTCGCCAAGCTCTGCTTGCCTTCCCCTCTGAGGGGGAAGGTAGGCATCGAGTACTTTGAACGCTGCCTAACCACTGCCTTCACCTTCCCCCTTGAGGGGAAGGCAAGCGAAGCTTAGGCGCGACGCGCCTTAGCGTAGCTCGGAAGGGGTTGTCGGCCTCGCCTCAGCCCTGATCTATCCCCCTTATCCCCACCCCCGACACCCTGTGCCATTCTCCCCCCCATCCCCGCCACACACGCGGTGCCGACGAAGCATCGGGCGGGGAGACGGGTCGCTCGGGGTCGCCTGGGCGAGTGCGTGGATGCCGACACCGGCCAGGTAAGCGTTCGGGCGTCAAGGAGATGGGAACTCGCGCACCTGCCTTGAGGCTGAACAATCGCCGTCACCAATGGGTGGGCTGCTCGAGGCGTGCGTAAGAAATCCCGATCGTGCGAAGCGGCTTTCGCCTCTTCACTAAACCTTACTTCGGGGCGAAAGCCGCTTCTCACCGTGCAACCGCGACGCCCAAGGGGCCGGGCGGCGCTTGCCTGCGCCTAGTTCTTGTTGCCGAACATCTTGCTCAGCATGTCGGCGAGTGGACCCGTCTTCGGCACCTCGGCCTGGGGTTTGGCCGGACGTGCCTGGCGCACATGGCTCTGTGCTGGCTTTTCTGCCTTCTTTTCCCCTTCGCCCTGCACAGCCAGGGACAGCTTGTTCATAAAACCGGCATCGTCGCCCTTGATCAGCAGCCCGACCTGGCGCGCAAGTTCATCCAGCAAGGGTTCGAGCCAGGCTTTATCGGCCTTGGCGAAATCGCCCAACACATGAGGCGTCACGAATTCCTTGCCCGGATGGCCGATGCCGAGGCGGACGCGCTTGTAGTCGAGCCCGATCTGCGGATCGATCGAACGGAGCCCGTTATGGCCGCCATTGCCGCCACCGACCTTGACCCGGACCTTGCCGGGCGCAAGATCGAGTTCGTCGTAGAAGACCACGATGTCCGTGTTGTCGATCTTGAAGAAGCGCGCCACCTGTTGAACGCTGTCGCCGGATTTGTTCATGAATGTCTGCGGCTTGAGCAGCATCACCCGCCCGCCGCCGATCACGCCTTCGGCGATCTGGCCAGCGTGCTTGCTCTTCCACGGTCCGATGCCATGGGCACGGGCAATGGCGTCGATCGCCATGAAGCCGATATTGTGGCGGTTGCCTTCATACTGGCTGCCCGGATTGCCGAGGCCGACAAGGAGTTTCATGGGGGAGCTCCAAACAAAAAGGGCGACCCGGAGGCCGCCCCAAGACTTAGCAGAAACGAGGCGCGATTACTCGGCCGAAGCAGGAGCTTCAGCAGCGTCGTCGCCTTCATCGCCAGCCGATTTGAGGGCCGACGGAGCAACCACGGTCGCGATGGTAAAGTCACGGTCGGTGATCGCAGCAGTCACGCCAGCCGGAAGGGTCACGGCCGAAATGTGGATCGAGTCGCCGATATCGGAACCGGAGAGGTCAACGGTGACTTCTTCGGGGATCGAGGTTGCCGGAGCGATCAGTTCGACGGTGTGACGCACAACGTTGAGCGTGCCGCCGCGCTTGAGGCCGGGGCTCTTTTCTTCGTTGATGAAGTTCACATGCACTTCGACGTGGATCGTGGCATTGCCCGAAACGCGCAGAAAGTCGATGTGCATCGGCTGGTCCTTGACCACGTCGAGCTGGTAGTCGCGCGGGATCACCTGGTGGACGGTGCCGTCGACATCGAGATCGAGAACGTGGGACTTGAAACCGCCGGCATAGATCGCCTTGTGGGCGTCCTTGTAAGCGACCGAGATGGTGACGGGGGGCTTCTTGTCACCGTAGATAACAGCGGGAACCAGTCCCTGACGACGCGCTTCACGAGCGGCCCCCTTGCCCACTCCGTCACGCGCCTGTGCCTTGAGCACTTTATTGGCAGCCATGGAATTCATCCATTCTGGTTGGTGTATGCGGTCAAAACAACAGCATACGCGCCCGTCCTCCAGGGGTGACGAGCGCTTCATGGCGCGGGATATAGAGGAAAGGTGGGGTAGGGGCAAGGGCGCTTGAAGCTAGACTCAAGTAGCCATAATTTAGGACTAGCCAGGAGAGCTCTTGTGGAGTGGGACGAAAGCAAATCCGAAGAAAATCGCCTCAAACGCGGTTTTGGCTTCGAGATTGCGTTGCACTTCGATTGGGACACCGCGGTTTACCAGCCAGATGTGCGTTGGGACTATGGTGAAGACCGCATTGTGGCTTTTGGTTGGGCTGCAGCAGTTCGTTATGCCATCGTCTTTACTCACGGTAACGGGACCCGACGTATAATAAGCATCCGCCGCATGCACGATAAGGAGGCCAGGAAGTATGGCATCTGAAACACCGAAGCCCGATCCCTACCTCATCG includes:
- a CDS encoding 50S ribosomal protein L25/general stress protein Ctc, with the protein product MAANKVLKAQARDGVGKGAAREARRQGLVPAVIYGDKKPPVTISVAYKDAHKAIYAGGFKSHVLDLDVDGTVHQVIPRDYQLDVVKDQPMHIDFLRVSGNATIHVEVHVNFINEEKSPGLKRGGTLNVVRHTVELIAPATSIPEEVTVDLSGSDIGDSIHISAVTLPAGVTAAITDRDFTIATVVAPSALKSAGDEGDDAAEAPASAE
- a CDS encoding BrnT family toxin, whose amino-acid sequence is MEWDESKSEENRLKRGFGFEIALHFDWDTAVYQPDVRWDYGEDRIVAFGWAAAVRYAIVFTHGNGTRRIISIRRMHDKEARKYGI
- the melA gene encoding alpha-glucosidase/alpha-galactosidase codes for the protein MSSPTITFIGAGSSVFMKNIVGDILQRPALSGAAIRLMDIDPFRLEESAVIARKLIATLGVKATVETFADQRRALERTNFVVVCFQIGGYQPSTVIDFEVPKKYKLRQTIADTLGVGGIMRGLRTVPHLWSICEDLLAVAPDAIMLQYVNPMAINTWAIAEKYPTIRQVGLCHSVQGTAHELALDLGIPYEDIRYRSAGINHMAFFLQFEHRQPDGSYKDLYPELHRAYREGRAPKPGWNPRCPNKVRYEMMTRLGYFVTESSEHFAEYTPYFIKDGRDDLIDKYGIPLDEYPKRCIEQSAAWKKTSEAYKKADKIEVKQSKEYASSIVNSVWTGEPSVIYGNLRNNGAITSLPPNAAVEVPCLVDDNGIQPTQIGDLPPQLTALMRTNINVQELTVRALIDENREHIYHAAMMDPHTAAELDLDQIWNLVDDLIAAHGDWLPKWARGARNAAVA
- the ychF gene encoding redox-regulated ATPase YchF, yielding MGFKMGIVGLPNVGKSTLFNALTRTAAAQAANFPFCTIEPNVGEVSVPDHRLEKLATIGKSAQILPARMSFVDIAGLVKGASQGEGLGNQFLANIRETDAIAYVLRCFEDPNVIHVSNRVDPIADAEVVETELMLADLESLEKRRAGVEKKAKGNDKDAKLTLELIDRSLAVLREGRSARFVKRDAEEEKAFQELQLLTSKPALYVCNVDEGSAATGNALSKKVEDYARANDAGVVVISAEIESQLAQLPDEEQAEYLSSLGLDQAGLDRLIRAAYDLLGLQTYFTVGPKETRAWTIHKGDRAPQAAGVIHSDFERGFIRAQTIGFDDFVTLGGEVAAKEAGKARDEGKEYVVKDGDVMLFKFNT
- the pth gene encoding aminoacyl-tRNA hydrolase, whose translation is MKLLVGLGNPGSQYEGNRHNIGFMAIDAIARAHGIGPWKSKHAGQIAEGVIGGGRVMLLKPQTFMNKSGDSVQQVARFFKIDNTDIVVFYDELDLAPGKVRVKVGGGNGGHNGLRSIDPQIGLDYKRVRLGIGHPGKEFVTPHVLGDFAKADKAWLEPLLDELARQVGLLIKGDDAGFMNKLSLAVQGEGEKKAEKPAQSHVRQARPAKPQAEVPKTGPLADMLSKMFGNKN